In Devosia chinhatensis, the following are encoded in one genomic region:
- the urtB gene encoding urea ABC transporter permease subunit UrtB — protein MTTLRALRLVLLALPFLLISMQTARAQEADIPALIQAMGEANLRELGQIVTDLASTGDAAIVPALQALADGNLYQDDSSGAVVIQRGASHLDPLTGEAVDLGSDADLSRIRVNNSLRRDIASALAGMTLMSDNPGTRLRAANGFLASPDPANMPLLDEAIAVETNAEVLRAMQTARALTILRDDDAGIEDKIAAVPLIASGAGRGAITILTSALNTAPEEVRPAIQSALSGLEQERAVWGALQNVWFGISLGSVLLLAAIGLAITFGVMGVINMAHGEMVMLGAYTTFIVQLTIRQNFPGLLDYSLLIALPAAFFVTGAIGIGIERGIIRWLYGRPLETLLATWGISLILQQSVRSIFGPTNQMVIAPSWMSGSFEFYGLSITYGRFWIVIFAAIVFALLLVVLNRTALGLQMRAVTQNRRMASSMGIRTPFVDAMTFGLGSGIAGLAGVALTQIDNISPNLGQNYIIDSFMVVVFGGVGNLWGTLVGALTLGVANKFLEPYAGAVLGKILILVLIILFIQRRPRGLFALKGRAVEQ, from the coding sequence ATGACCACCCTCCGCGCTCTTCGCCTGGTGCTTCTGGCCCTGCCGTTCCTGCTGATCTCGATGCAAACGGCCAGGGCACAGGAAGCCGACATACCCGCGCTGATCCAGGCCATGGGCGAAGCCAACCTTCGCGAACTGGGCCAGATCGTCACCGATCTCGCCAGCACCGGCGATGCCGCAATTGTTCCCGCCCTGCAGGCCCTGGCAGACGGCAACCTGTATCAGGACGACAGCTCTGGCGCCGTGGTCATCCAGCGGGGCGCGAGCCATCTCGATCCGCTGACCGGCGAAGCCGTCGATCTCGGATCCGATGCCGACCTGTCGCGTATCCGTGTCAACAACAGCCTGCGGCGCGATATTGCCTCCGCCCTCGCTGGCATGACGCTGATGAGCGACAACCCCGGGACGCGCCTCCGGGCGGCCAACGGATTCCTGGCGAGCCCCGATCCGGCCAATATGCCGCTGCTCGACGAGGCCATCGCGGTCGAAACCAATGCCGAGGTGCTGCGCGCCATGCAGACCGCACGCGCCCTCACGATCCTCCGCGACGACGACGCCGGGATCGAAGACAAGATTGCCGCCGTTCCTCTGATAGCCTCAGGTGCCGGACGTGGCGCCATCACCATCCTCACCAGCGCACTCAACACCGCGCCGGAAGAGGTTCGCCCCGCCATCCAGTCGGCACTTTCAGGCCTTGAACAGGAACGCGCGGTCTGGGGGGCTTTGCAGAATGTGTGGTTCGGCATTTCGCTAGGTTCGGTGCTGCTGCTGGCCGCCATCGGCCTTGCTATCACCTTTGGCGTCATGGGCGTCATCAACATGGCGCATGGCGAAATGGTCATGCTGGGCGCCTATACGACCTTTATCGTGCAATTGACGATCCGTCAGAACTTTCCCGGCCTGCTCGATTATTCGCTGCTGATCGCCCTGCCCGCCGCCTTCTTCGTCACCGGGGCCATCGGCATCGGGATCGAGCGCGGCATCATCCGCTGGCTCTATGGCCGGCCGCTCGAAACGCTCCTGGCCACTTGGGGCATTTCGCTGATCCTGCAGCAATCGGTGCGCTCGATCTTCGGACCCACCAACCAGATGGTGATCGCCCCGAGCTGGATGAGCGGCTCTTTCGAATTCTATGGCCTGTCCATAACCTATGGCCGTTTCTGGATCGTGATCTTCGCCGCCATCGTTTTTGCCCTGCTGCTGGTCGTGCTCAATCGCACCGCATTGGGCCTGCAGATGCGCGCCGTGACGCAGAATCGGCGCATGGCCTCGTCCATGGGCATCCGCACACCCTTCGTCGATGCCATGACCTTCGGCCTTGGCTCGGGCATTGCCGGCCTTGCCGGCGTGGCACTCACCCAGATCGACAACATCTCGCCGAACCTGGGACAGAACTACATTATCGACAGCTTCATGGTTGTGGTGTTCGGCGGTGTCGGCAATCTCTGGGGCACGCTGGTCGGCGCCCTGACGCTAGGCGTCGCCAACAAGTTTCTCGAACCCTATGCCGGAGCGGTTCTGGGCAAGATCCTGATCCTGGTGCTGATCATCCTCTTCATTCAGCGCCGGCCGCGTGGCCTCTTCGCGCTCAAGGGCCGGGCGGTGGAGCAGTGA